The Streptosporangiales bacterium genome contains the following window.
GTCGTCGCTCGCACCGGTGACATGGACAAGCTCGACCCGCACGTCGCCACTGCGTTCCAGACCATCGACACGCTTGGCCTGATCTACGAGAACCTGGTGCGGGTGGACGCCAAGGGCGAGATCGCGCCTTCGCTTGCGAGCAAGTGGCAGCAGTCCGGGGACGGTCGCCGGCTCACGTTCACCTTGCGCGACGGCGTCACCTGGCACGACGGCGACCCGTTCACCTCGGCCGACGTGAAGGCGTCGATCGACCGCATCCTGGACGAGGAGACCGGTGCGGTGGCGCGTTCGAACCTGCTCGCGGTCGAGGAGGTGCGCACCCCGGACAAGAACACTGCGGTGTTCGAGCTGTCCGAGCCGGATGCCGCACTGCTGTACGCGCTCACGTCGGTCAACGCCGCCATCGTGCACGACGAGGACGTCGAAGCGGAGTCCGTGGACAAGGAGCCGAACGGCACCGGTCCGTTCTCCTGGAAGTCGCGCAAGCAGGGCCAGCAGGTGGTGTTGAACGGGTACCAGGACCACTGGGACGGTGCACCGAAGATCAAGACGCTGGAGTTCCGGGTGATCCCGACCGAGTCGTCGATCCTCTCCGGTATGCGCGCAGGGACGTTCCAGATGGGCCAGCTCTCCGACCCGAGCGTGGCGAAGCAGGCGAAGGGCAAGAGCGGGTTCTCCCTGATGAAGGAGGCGTCGCTTTCGTACCACACGTTGATGCTCAACGGCCGGCGCGGACCGCTGAAGAAAACCGCAGTGCGGCAGGCGATCGCGTGTGCCATCGACCGGCAGGAGGTCGTCGACACTGCGGCGTTCGGCGACGGCAAGGTGACCGGTCCCATCACCAGTCCCGCGTACCCGTACGACGCCACCAAGGGGTTGCCGTGCGAGCCCGGTGACGTCGGCGCGGCGAAGAAGATGCTCACCGACGCCGGCTACCCGAACGGCTTCACGCTGCAGACCAACGTGCAGACCGGCGAGTATGCGACGTCGGTGGCCGAGGGCCAGAACCTGCAGGAGCAGCTGAAGAAGATCGGGGTGCGGCTGAAGCTCAACCAGCTGACCACCGACCCGTTCGTGAAGGCGTGGTTGGAGGCCGACTTCGACGCCTCGGTCGCGCTCAACGGCGGCAGCTACGACCCGTACCTGATGTACGGCCGCTACTTCACCAAGAACGGCAGCCTGTCCACGCCCGCGGCATGGGAGTCCGCGAAGCTGGACGCCTTGCTGACCAAGGGGAACGGCAGCACCGACGAGGACGAGCGGTCGGCGACGTACGAGCAGCTGCAGCAGCAGCTGTTGAAGGAGTCGCCGTGGGTGTGGCTGTTCCGCGGCGAGGACTACTACCTGGTGGCCGACGGCGTGCAGGGCTTCCAGACCCGGCCGGACGCGTCCCTGATCGCGTTGGCGAAGACCTCCGCGGGCTGATCGCACGGTGACACGGGCGAGGTGGGTCGCTCGGCGGCTGCTCGGGACGGCGCTGACCCTGATCGGCGTGGCCGTCGTGGTGTTCGTCGTACTGCGTGCCGTGCCCGGCGACGCGATCAGTGCGCAGCTGGGCATCGAGGCGGGTTCGCTGACCGAGGCGCAGCGGGCGGCGCTCGAACGCTACTACGGACTCGACGAGTCGCTGCCCGCCCAGTTCCTCGGCTGGCTCGGCGCGCTCCTGCAGGGCAACCTCGGGGTCTCGTTGAGCACGGGAGCACCGGTGGGCGAGCTGATCCTGGCTGCGTTGCCGGTGACCGTGGAGCTGGCGGTGCTGGCCGCCCTGATCGGCACGCCGGTCGGTGTAGCGCTCGGGGTGCTGGCGGCGAGCGGCCCTGGCAAGATGCGTGACGGCATCGTGCAGGGCACTGCGCTGTTCGGGCTCGCGCTGCCGGAGTTCGTGCTCGGCACGGTGGTGGTCGCGGTGCTGGCGGTGGCGTTCGGCTACTTCCCGGACACCGGGACGTTCGTGCCGTTGACGCAGAGCGTCGCCGGCAACCTCAGCCAGGTGTTGTACCCGGCCCTGGTTCTCGCCGTCGGGTTCGCGGCGAACGTCATGCGCACCACCAGATCGGCGTACATCGACATCGCCAGGTCCGACTTCGTCCGCACCGCGCGCGGCAAGGGCGTGCGGTCCGCGCGGATCCGCGGCGTGCACGTGCTGCGCAACGCGTCGGTGCCGATCGTGACGCTGGTCGGCATCCAGCTCGGTTACCTGCTCGGTGGCACCGTGGTGATCGAGCAGGTCTTCGCGCTGCCCGGCCTCGGCCGGCTGCTGTTCACGGCCATCAACGACAGGGACTACCCGACGGTGCAGAGCACGGTGCTCGTCGTCGCCGTCGGGTTCGTGCTGGTGAACCTGCTCGTGGACCTGCTCTACCGCGCCATCGACCCAAGGACCGGTACGGCATGACGACGACACCACCCGTCACCGGCGTACGCGCGGACGAGCTCGCGGGAACCTCGCTGCGCGGCCCGCGGTTGCTGCTCGCCGGTGTCTGGGGCGACCGCAACGGTCGGGTCGGTGTGGTCATCGTCGGTGCGCTCGTGCTGCTCGCGATCGTCGGGCTGGCCGGCGTGTTCCCGTACTCACCCACCGACCAGGATCCGGCCGTACGGCTCGCGGCGCCCTCGGGTGCCCACTGGTTCGGCACCGACCAGTTCGGCCGTGACATCGCCGTGCGTACGCTCGTCGGCATCGCGACGTCGCTGCGGGTCGCGTTCGTCGCCGTCGCGCTCGCCTGTGTGGTCGGGTCCGCGCTCGGCATCACCGCGGGCTTCTTCCGCGGTTGGTGGGACCAGGTGGTGGGCCGGGCGGCCGAGGTGCTGTTCGCGTTCCCCGCCATCCTGCTCGCGCTCGCGGTGGTGAGCGCGCTCGGCCGCGGCTGGCTCAACACAGCGCTCGCCATCGCGATCGTGTACACCCCGATCTTCGTGCGGGTGTCACGCGGTCCGACGCTGACCGTGGCCACGTCCGAGTACGTGAAGGCCGGCCGGGTGCTGGGCATCCCCGTACCCCGGTTGCTGCTGCGGCACGTGCTGCCCGGTGTCGCCGCGCCGATCGTGGTGCAGCTGACACTCGCGCTGTCGTGGGCCGTGTTGACCGAGTCTGCGCTGTCGTTCCTCGGGCTCGGCACCCAACCGCCCGACCCGAGCCTCGGCCTGATGGTGTCGGACGCCCGCAACATCGTCGCCGACGCCTGGTGGTCGATGGCGTTCCCCGCGGCGGCCGTGGTGCTCGCCGTCATCGGGCTGAACCTCGTCGGCGACGGGCTGCGCACCGCGCTGGAGGAACGGCGATGACGGTGCTGCGGGTGACCGGGCTGCGGACCACGGTCGGCGACGGCGCGCTCGAGGTGGTGCGCGGTGTCGACCTCACCGTAGCCGCGGGGGAGACGGTCGGACTGGTCGGTGAGTCCGGCTCCGGCAAGTCGATGACCGCGTTGTCGGTCGCCGGCCTGCTGCCTGAGACGGCGCGGGTGACGGCAGGCTCCGTGTGGCTGGACGGCCGCGACGTGCTCGCGTTGGACGACGACGAACGGCGTCCGCTGCGCGGCCAGGTGGTGGGCATGGTCTACCAGGACCCGATGACGTCGCTGAACCCGTTGATGCGCATCGGCAAACAGGTTGCCGAGGGGCTCACCGCGCACGGCTGGTCGGCGGCAGACGCGAACGAGCGGGTGTTCGAGGTGCTCGCCGAGGTGGGGATGCCGGCACCCGCACGCGTTGCGCGGTCGTACCCGCACCAGCTGTCCGGCGGCATGCGGCAGCGCGTGCTGATCGCCTCGGCGCTGGCGGCCAGGCCCAGGGTGCTGATCGCGGACGAGCCGACGACCGCCCTCGACGTCACCATCCAGCGGCAGATCGTCGACCTCGTACGCCGGCTGCGTGACGACTACGGGCTGGCCGTCGTCTGGATCACCCACGACCTCGGGGTGGTGGCGCGTATCGCCGACCGCGTGCTGGTGATGTACGCGGGCCGCGTCGTCGAGGAGGCCGCGACGGGCACGCTGTTCACCACGCCGCACCACCCGTACACCGAAGGGCTGTTGCGTTCCATCCCGCCGATGGGCAGCGCGGAACGCCCGCCGCTGCCGCAGATCGGCGGCGTACCGGTGCTGCCCGGGCGGCTGCCTGCCGGCTGCCCGTTCCGGCCGCGGTGCGCGCAACGGGTCGAGCGGTGCGGTACGGAGGAGCCTGAGCTGATCGAGCGCGGCGACGGCCGCGCCGCCTGCTGGGTGCCGAGGGAGCGCTGGACATGAGCGACCCGGCGGAACCGATGATCGAGCTGCGCGACGTGGTCAAGCGTTACCACGTGCCGGGCCGCGGTGACGTGCGCGCGCTGGAGAACGTGAACATCAGGGTCGAGCGGGGCGAGACGCTCGGCCTGGTGGGCGAGAGCGGTTGCGGCAAGTCGACGGCGGCGCAGCTGCTCGTGCGGCTGGAGCGGCCGACGTCCGGTGTGGTGCGGGTCGCTGGCATCGACGTGCCGACGGCACGCGGTGCGGCGCTGCGTCGGTTGCGACGTACGGTGCAGCTGGTCTTCCAGGACCCTTACGCCTCGCTGAACCCGCGGCTGCGTGTCGGCGATGCGATCGCGGAGGTGCTCACCGTCCACGGTGACCGCGGCGAAACGCGCGAGCGCGTCACGGAGCTGCTCGGCCTGGTCGGCCTCGACGCGTCGACCGCCGACCGGTACCCCGGACAGCTGTCCGGCGGGCAGCGGCAGCGGGTGGGCATCGCCAGGGCGCTCGCCGTGCGTCCCGAGGTGCTCGTGCTCGACGAGCCGGTGTCCGCGCTCGACGTCTCCGTACGCGCCGAGGTGATGAACCTGATCGTGCGGCTACGCGAGGAGCTCGGCCTCACCTGTGTGTTCATCTCGCACGACCTCGGCATGGTGCGGCACGTCGCGGACCGGATCGCCGTGATGTACCTCGGCGAGATCGTGGAGCTCGGTTCCTGGCGCACGGTCTCCGACCACCCGGCGCACCCGTACGCGCAGGCGCTGCAGGACGCCGTGCCCGTACCCGACCCGGCCGTGCACGAGGCCGCGGCGACGCCGTTGACCGGAGAGGTCCCCGACGCCGCGCGGCCGCCGGCGGGCTGCACGTTCCACCCGCGGTGCCCGCTCGCCGAGGACGTCTGCCGCAGCACGCCGCCGCACCTGCTGCCGATACGTCCGCGGCGCGGCGACGAGACCGAGCACGACGTCTCCTGCCACGTGGTCGCCCGTACCGCAGGAATCTCGGACTAGCCGAACGCCGAGCGGTAGCCGAACAACCCTGCCGCGCCGCCCGTGTGCACGAAGACCACGTTCTCTTCCTGGCCGTACGCTCCTTCGCCGATGCGGGTGAGCAGGCCGGCCATCGCCTTCCCCGAGTAGACCGGGTCGAGCAGCAGGCCCTCGGTACGGGCGACGAGACGCACGGCGTCGACCATGGCATCCGTCGGCACACCGTAGCCGCCGCCGATCGCGCGGTCGTCGACCTCGATGGTGTCGGTGGGCAGCGCGTCGTCGATGCCCAGGTGCCGCAGGGTCCGTTCGGCCAGCTCGTGCACGGTGCCGACCTGGACGTCCGCGGGTTGCTTCACCGGAATGCCGAGCACGGGGATGCGGGCATTGCTGCCGCAGAGCCCTGCGACCAGGCCGCTCTGCGTGCCGGCACTGCCGGTCGCGTGGACGACCTGATCGATGCGGACCGGCGCCGAGGCCAGCTCCTGTGCGCAGGCCACGTAGCCGAGCGCGCCGACCGGGTTGGAGCCGCCGCCGGGGATCACGTACGGCGTCGACCCGTCCGCGGCGAGCTTCGCGGCGTGCTCGTCCATGACAGCCTGCATGTCGGTGTCGACCGGTGGCCTGGCCACGACGTGCGCGCCGAGCAGGTCGTCGAGGAGTACGTTGCCGGACTGCTCGTACTCCTCGTCCCGCTGCACCCGTGCTTCGAGGAACACCTCGCAGCGCAGCCCCACGGCCGCGGCCGCGGCGGCCGTCTGTCTTACGTGGTTGGACTGGGTGGCGCCCTGGGTGACGAGGACGTCGGCGCCCCTGGCGAGGGCGTCGCCGACGAGGAACTCGAGCTTGCGCGTCTTGTTGCCACCGGTCGCGAGGCCGGTGCAGTCGTCGCGTTTCACCCAGAGGTTCGGTGCTGGGCCGTGCCGGCGCAGCTCCGCCGTCAGGCGCGGCATCGGTTCGAGCGGCGTGGGGAGATGGCCGAGAGTGCGGCGTGCGAAGCGGGCGAGATGCACGACGCCAGCCTAGAGACTGCCGGCCGTCGAGCCAATGCCTCTCACTGCGTCGCGACGGCGCGCTCCCTGCGCCTGCGCATCCGGCGGCGCAGCACCGGGTCGACGGCGCGGGCCACCAGCGGGCCCGCGGCGGCCACCAGCAGCACGTAGGCGGCGGCCAGCGTGGCGAGGCGCTCGTCGATGCCGTTCGCGACGGCGAGACCGGCGACGACGATGCTGAACTCGCCGCGGGGGAGTAGCGCCGCGCCGGCGCGTGCGCGGCCGAACTGGCCCACGCCCGCCCGTCTGGCGGCCAGGTAGCCGGTCAGCAGCTTGGTCGCGATGCCCACCGCGGCCAGGGCGAGCGCGGCGGCCGCGACCGGCGGCAGGTGGGTGGGGTTGGTCTGCAGGCCGAAGAAGACGAAGAACACGGCGGCGAACAGGTCGCGCAGCGGCGAGAGCAGCTGGCGCGCCGCGTGCGCGACCGGTCCGGAGAGCGCGATGCCGACGAGGAACGCGCCGACCGCGGCGGAGACGTTCAGCTTGGACGCGATCCCGGCGACGAGCACCGCCAGGCCGAGCACCTTCAGCAGCAGCACCTCTTCGTTGGGCGAAGCGATGAACGCGCCGATCTGCCGGCCGAACCGCACCGCGACCACGAGCACCGCGGCGACCAGCACCACCGCGACGGTGACGGAGATGGTGCCGGTGACCAGCCCGGCCGCGGAGAGGACCGTCGTCACGATGGGCAGGTAGACGGCCATCGCCAGGTCTTCCATCACCAGGATCGCCAACACCGCAGGCGTCTCCCGGTTACCCAGCCAGCCGAGGTCACCGAGCACCTTGGCGGTGATGCCGGACGAGGTCGCGTAGGTGACGCCGGCGAGCACCAGCGCCCCCACCGGTCCCCAGCCCAGCAACAGCCCCGCGACAGCGCCTGGCGCCGCGTTCAGCACCAGGTCGAGCACACCGATCGGCGCGGAGCGGCGGAGGTTGGTCACGAGCTCGTCGGCGGTGTACTCGAGACCGAGCGAGAGCAGCAGCAGGATGACGCCGATCTCCGCGCCGATCGCGATGAACTCCTCGCTCGCGGCGAGCGAAACGATGCCGCCGTCACCGAAGGCCAGTCCGATCAGCAGGTACAACGGGATCGGCGAGATGCTCAGCCGGGCCGCGAACGTTCCGATCAGGCCGAGCGCGACAAGCAGCCCGCCGAGCTCGAGCAGCAGTGTCGCCGTGTCGTGCATCGGCCGTCAGCCGTTGGCGAGGATGTCGGCGACCGCGGACGTACCGTCGCCGGTGCCCACCACGACTACGATGTCGTCGGTCTCGAACCTGAAGTCGGGCAGTGGGCTCGCGATGACCTCGCTGCCCCGCACCACGGCCACGATCGACGCTCCCGTGCGGGTGCGTGCCTGCGTGCTGCCGAGGGTCTCACCGGCGTACGGCGAGCCCGCCTTGATCGGGATGCGCTCGCTGACCAGCCCCTCGACCTGCCGTTCCAGCTCGGCCAGCCGCTCGATGACCTTGGAGGCGGCCAGCAGCTCGGCCAGGCCGTCCGCCTCCTCGACCGTCAGCACGACGGTCTCCACCACGGTGTCCGGATCGTCGACGTCGTACAGCAACAGGTCCCGCTGGCCGGAGCGGTGCGAGATCACACCCAGCCGGCGACCCTGTCGGGTCATGTACACGTGCTGCAGCCCGATGCCGGGCAGCGCCCATCGCTCGAACTCCACTCCCTGTTCACCCTCTCCTGGGTCGGCCGGGTCCATTCTCCCGGTGCGTGGGTACGGGGGTCCGGTCAGGCCTGCAGTACGCAGTCGCCGCAGAGCCCACCGCCAGGCACCCGGTAGAACAGGCAGCAACTGCCGCGCCGCAGCACGGGCGGCTCTGCGGCGAGGTCGACCGTGCCGCCGTCGCGTAGTGCAGGGGTGCCGAACAGCACGCGCGCGATGTCCGTGGGCATGCGGCCGAGGCCGTGTGGGGCGAGCACGCGGAGCGTGCCGACGAGCGCCGACACACCGGTGGCGGTGCGTACCGCGGTCGCCAGCGGCTCGACGTGTGCGTCGAGAGCGCCCGCCGCGACGAGCCGTGCGGTCCGGTCGAGCGGTCCTTCGCCGACCGGTGTCGCCGACGGCGTGACAGTGAGCAGTTCGACGAGGGACTGCTCAGTGCTCCGCCAGTACGTGTCCGCGGGGTTCAGGATGGGTACCAGGCCGGTCGCCGCGGTGCAGCCGAGTACCACCGACCACAGCCGTGCTGCGTAGCCCTGGTGCAGGATCGACGCGGCGACCCGGTGGTCGTCGGTGCCGAGCCGCCCGGCCGTGCGGTCGACCAGGTCGCGCAGTGCGTCGGTGGCCGGGTCGTAGAGACCGGTCACCTGGCGCCAGCCGCCTTCCGGCGGCGGGTGGTCACGTACGGCGACAGTGAAATGACCGCCGAGCGCGGCGACGCGCTCCAGGGCGTTTGCCGCGGGCACGTCGCGTTCGGTCATCACCGTGACGCTACCGCGTCCCGGCGCAGCTGTCGGTGGGGCTGGGTAGTGTCCGTGAAATGGATCTAGCGATCGAGACGAACGGTCTGGTGAAGAACTTCGGCGAGACCCGTGCCGTCGCGGGTGTCGACCTGGCGGTACGTTCCGGCGGTGTGTACGGCGTGCTCGGCCCGAATGGTGCCGGCAAGACGACCACGATCAGGATGCTGGCCACGCTGTTGCGTCCGGACGGCGGCGAAGCCAAGGTGCTGGCTACGACGTGCGGCGGCAGGCCCGCGCAGTACGCAGCCGAGTGAGCCTTACCGGCCAGTTCGCGTCCATCGACGAAGACCTCACCGGCACCGAGAACCTGGTGCTGCTGGCGCGGCTGCTCGGGTACTCACGAGGGGCGGCGAAACGGCGCGCGGCTGACCTGCTGGAGGCGTTCGGGTTGGCCGACGCGGCAGGGAAGTCGGTGTAGAAGTACTCCGGCGGCATGCGGCGCAGGATCGACATCGCGGCCAGCATCGTGGTGACGCCTGAGCTGGTCTTCCTGGACGAGCCGACTACCGGGCTCGACCCGCGTAGCCGTAACCAGGTGTGGGAGATCATCCGCGGCATGGTCAAGGAGGGCACCACGGTGCTGCTCACCACGCAGTACCTGGACGAGGCCGACCAGCTCGCCGACCGCATCGCGGTGATCGACCACGGCAAGGTGATCGCCGAGGGGTCGAGCGGTCAGCTGAAGGCGTCGGTGGGCGCAGGCTCCCTGCACGTGCGGCTGCTCGCGACCGAACAGCGTGCCGCGGCAGAGCAGGTGCTCACCCGAGTGCTCGAGGTGCCCGTACGGATGGAGGCGGACCCCGCGGCACTGTCCGCGCGGATCTCCGACCCGCAGCGCGTCGCGACCGCCCTGGCCGAGTTGTCCGGTAACGACATCGCCGTCACCGAGTTTGCCCTCGGCCAGCCGAGCCTGGATGAAGTGTTCCTGGCGCTGACCGGACGCCCGGCCGAGGACGAGGCCGTGGAAGAGGAGGCTGCCTGATGACCGCGACCTCGCAGCAGTCGACACCGGTTGCCGCGGACGCACTGCGCGGTGTGCTCGCCGCGGGTGAGCGGCCGTCCCCGCCCGGCCCGCTACGAACGTCGCTGACGTTCGGCTGGCGTGCGTTGCTGAAGATCAAGCACGTACCCGAGCAGCTGTTCGACGTCACGATCTTCCCGATCATGTTCACCTTGATGTTCACGTACCTGTTCGGCGGTGCGCTGGCCGGCTCCACCACGGAGTACCTGCAGTTCCTGCTGCCGGGCATCCTCGTGCAGACGATCGTCATGATCACCATGTACACGGGGATGACGTTGAACACGGACATCCAGAAGGGCGTCTTCGACCGGTTCAGGTCGCTGCCGGTATGGCGGCCGTCGGCGTTGGTAGGCGCGTTGCTCGGTGACGTCGTCCGCTACTCGATCGCGTCCGCGATGGTGCTCGTCCTGGGGCTGGTGCTCGGCTTCCGCCCGGCCGGCGGGGTGGCGGGCGTGCTGCTCTCCGTGGCGCTGCTGCTGGTGTTCTCGTTCTGCATGTCCTGGATGTGGACGATGCTGAGCCTCATCCTCCGCACGCCGAACTCGGTGATGGGGGTCAGCATGATGCTGATGTTCCCGCTGACCTTCGGCAGCAACATCTTCGTCGACCCGCGGACGATGCCGGGCTGGCTGCAAGCCTTCGTCGAGGTGAACCCGATCAGCCACCTGGTGAGCGTCGTGCGCGGCCTGATGCACGGCTCCATGCCCGCCGGCGAGATCGGTTGGGTCCTGATCAGCTGCGTCGTCCTAGTCGCCGTCTTCGGCCCGATCACCATGGTGCTCTACCGCAACAAGAACTAGCAGGCCCCGTCGGTGGGTGGGCCACGCCTCAGCTGGGTCGGGTGGCGCCGTCGGCCGCGGCGTCGGGTCAGTCGCTGTGGTGTTGCCGCAATGGGCTAGACGGCCGGGTGTGGCGAGCAGGTCGCGCGGCTTCCGGGCAGGCGGCTGGCAGCGCGGGTGCAGCGCTCGGGTTGGGGTGGGCGGGCAGGTCGCGCACTTCCTGGGGCGCCGGTCAGGTGGCTGCGGTCACCCGGCAGTGGCCAGGTCGCGCGTCTCCTGGGAAGGGGGCGGCGCCTGGCAGCGGGTGTGTGCCGGGATGCCGCGAGCAGGTAGCGCACTTCCTGGGGCGCCGGTGAGGCGGCTGCGATCCCCGGGCGTTGGCCAGGTCGCGCGCCTTCTGGGAAGGGGGCGGCGCCTGGCAGCGGGTGTGGTGCCGGGGTGTCGCGGGCAGGTCGCGCACTGCCGGGGCGGGCGCTGGTTAGGCGGCGGCGGTGTCGGCAATGGTGAGTAGGTCGCGGACCTCGCGGGCGGCGGTGCGGCCGGCGCGGTTGGCGCCGATCGTGCTGGCTGAGGGGCCGTAGCCGACCAGGTGCACTCGGCTGTCGGCGACTACTCGGATGCCGTCGAGCTTGATGCCGCCGCCGTGCTCTCTGAGCCGCAGCGGTGCCAGGTGGTCGAGCGCGGCGCGGAAGCCGGTGCACCAGACGATGACGTCGACCGGCAGCTGTCGGCCGTTGGTCCAGGCGACGCCGGTCTCGGTCACCCGGG
Protein-coding sequences here:
- a CDS encoding cation:proton antiporter, whose amino-acid sequence is MHDTATLLLELGGLLVALGLIGTFAARLSISPIPLYLLIGLAFGDGGIVSLAASEEFIAIGAEIGVILLLLSLGLEYTADELVTNLRRSAPIGVLDLVLNAAPGAVAGLLLGWGPVGALVLAGVTYATSSGITAKVLGDLGWLGNRETPAVLAILVMEDLAMAVYLPIVTTVLSAAGLVTGTISVTVAVVLVAAVLVVAVRFGRQIGAFIASPNEEVLLLKVLGLAVLVAGIASKLNVSAAVGAFLVGIALSGPVAHAARQLLSPLRDLFAAVFFVFFGLQTNPTHLPPVAAAALALAAVGIATKLLTGYLAARRAGVGQFGRARAGAALLPRGEFSIVVAGLAVANGIDERLATLAAAYVLLVAAAGPLVARAVDPVLRRRMRRRRERAVATQ
- a CDS encoding ATP-binding cassette domain-containing protein, with the protein product MSDPAEPMIELRDVVKRYHVPGRGDVRALENVNIRVERGETLGLVGESGCGKSTAAQLLVRLERPTSGVVRVAGIDVPTARGAALRRLRRTVQLVFQDPYASLNPRLRVGDAIAEVLTVHGDRGETRERVTELLGLVGLDASTADRYPGQLSGGQRQRVGIARALAVRPEVLVLDEPVSALDVSVRAEVMNLIVRLREELGLTCVFISHDLGMVRHVADRIAVMYLGEIVELGSWRTVSDHPAHPYAQALQDAVPVPDPAVHEAAATPLTGEVPDAARPPAGCTFHPRCPLAEDVCRSTPPHLLPIRPRRGDETEHDVSCHVVARTAGISD
- a CDS encoding ABC transporter permease subunit, with the protein product MTRARWVARRLLGTALTLIGVAVVVFVVLRAVPGDAISAQLGIEAGSLTEAQRAALERYYGLDESLPAQFLGWLGALLQGNLGVSLSTGAPVGELILAALPVTVELAVLAALIGTPVGVALGVLAASGPGKMRDGIVQGTALFGLALPEFVLGTVVVAVLAVAFGYFPDTGTFVPLTQSVAGNLSQVLYPALVLAVGFAANVMRTTRSAYIDIARSDFVRTARGKGVRSARIRGVHVLRNASVPIVTLVGIQLGYLLGGTVVIEQVFALPGLGRLLFTAINDRDYPTVQSTVLVVAVGFVLVNLLVDLLYRAIDPRTGTA
- a CDS encoding ferric iron reductase, translated to MTERDVPAANALERVAALGGHFTVAVRDHPPPEGGWRQVTGLYDPATDALRDLVDRTAGRLGTDDHRVAASILHQGYAARLWSVVLGCTAATGLVPILNPADTYWRSTEQSLVELLTVTPSATPVGEGPLDRTARLVAAGALDAHVEPLATAVRTATGVSALVGTLRVLAPHGLGRMPTDIARVLFGTPALRDGGTVDLAAEPPVLRRGSCCLFYRVPGGGLCGDCVLQA
- a CDS encoding potassium transporter TrkA, with product MEFERWALPGIGLQHVYMTRQGRRLGVISHRSGQRDLLLYDVDDPDTVVETVVLTVEEADGLAELLAASKVIERLAELERQVEGLVSERIPIKAGSPYAGETLGSTQARTRTGASIVAVVRGSEVIASPLPDFRFETDDIVVVVGTGDGTSAVADILANG
- a CDS encoding D-cysteine desulfhydrase, translated to MHLARFARRTLGHLPTPLEPMPRLTAELRRHGPAPNLWVKRDDCTGLATGGNKTRKLEFLVGDALARGADVLVTQGATQSNHVRQTAAAAAAVGLRCEVFLEARVQRDEEYEQSGNVLLDDLLGAHVVARPPVDTDMQAVMDEHAAKLAADGSTPYVIPGGGSNPVGALGYVACAQELASAPVRIDQVVHATGSAGTQSGLVAGLCGSNARIPVLGIPVKQPADVQVGTVHELAERTLRHLGIDDALPTDTIEVDDRAIGGGYGVPTDAMVDAVRLVARTEGLLLDPVYSGKAMAGLLTRIGEGAYGQEENVVFVHTGGAAGLFGYRSAFG
- a CDS encoding ABC transporter permease subunit, whose protein sequence is MTTTPPVTGVRADELAGTSLRGPRLLLAGVWGDRNGRVGVVIVGALVLLAIVGLAGVFPYSPTDQDPAVRLAAPSGAHWFGTDQFGRDIAVRTLVGIATSLRVAFVAVALACVVGSALGITAGFFRGWWDQVVGRAAEVLFAFPAILLALAVVSALGRGWLNTALAIAIVYTPIFVRVSRGPTLTVATSEYVKAGRVLGIPVPRLLLRHVLPGVAAPIVVQLTLALSWAVLTESALSFLGLGTQPPDPSLGLMVSDARNIVADAWWSMAFPAAAVVLAVIGLNLVGDGLRTALEERR
- a CDS encoding ATP-binding cassette domain-containing protein — translated: MTVLRVTGLRTTVGDGALEVVRGVDLTVAAGETVGLVGESGSGKSMTALSVAGLLPETARVTAGSVWLDGRDVLALDDDERRPLRGQVVGMVYQDPMTSLNPLMRIGKQVAEGLTAHGWSAADANERVFEVLAEVGMPAPARVARSYPHQLSGGMRQRVLIASALAARPRVLIADEPTTALDVTIQRQIVDLVRRLRDDYGLAVVWITHDLGVVARIADRVLVMYAGRVVEEAATGTLFTTPHHPYTEGLLRSIPPMGSAERPPLPQIGGVPVLPGRLPAGCPFRPRCAQRVERCGTEEPELIERGDGRAACWVPRERWT
- a CDS encoding ABC transporter substrate-binding protein translates to MARRRSALAFFSSVVLVAGAAACAPAGSESEDKGSGKFVVARTGDMDKLDPHVATAFQTIDTLGLIYENLVRVDAKGEIAPSLASKWQQSGDGRRLTFTLRDGVTWHDGDPFTSADVKASIDRILDEETGAVARSNLLAVEEVRTPDKNTAVFELSEPDAALLYALTSVNAAIVHDEDVEAESVDKEPNGTGPFSWKSRKQGQQVVLNGYQDHWDGAPKIKTLEFRVIPTESSILSGMRAGTFQMGQLSDPSVAKQAKGKSGFSLMKEASLSYHTLMLNGRRGPLKKTAVRQAIACAIDRQEVVDTAAFGDGKVTGPITSPAYPYDATKGLPCEPGDVGAAKKMLTDAGYPNGFTLQTNVQTGEYATSVAEGQNLQEQLKKIGVRLKLNQLTTDPFVKAWLEADFDASVALNGGSYDPYLMYGRYFTKNGSLSTPAAWESAKLDALLTKGNGSTDEDERSATYEQLQQQLLKESPWVWLFRGEDYYLVADGVQGFQTRPDASLIALAKTSAG
- a CDS encoding ABC transporter permease, which translates into the protein MMTATSQQSTPVAADALRGVLAAGERPSPPGPLRTSLTFGWRALLKIKHVPEQLFDVTIFPIMFTLMFTYLFGGALAGSTTEYLQFLLPGILVQTIVMITMYTGMTLNTDIQKGVFDRFRSLPVWRPSALVGALLGDVVRYSIASAMVLVLGLVLGFRPAGGVAGVLLSVALLLVFSFCMSWMWTMLSLILRTPNSVMGVSMMLMFPLTFGSNIFVDPRTMPGWLQAFVEVNPISHLVSVVRGLMHGSMPAGEIGWVLISCVVLVAVFGPITMVLYRNKN